AAATTCCTGCCTGACGAGCCACCTGGCGAAGTACCTTTTTCAGGGGAGCCTTCTTCTCCGATATAGAGATTTGCTGAGATACTCCTTTTGCGCTGATCTGCAGACAAGCCACTAGCAACAAAAAGGTTGTCAGTTTCATAACGTTGAGAATTTTGGTTGATAGCGATTTCCGGACACGGAAAGTCCTACCACTAAAGTTTAAATGCATACTTTTGTAGTGTTTGGGAATTTTAGAAGATCAATTTAACGTGACGTGGTTTTCAGAATGCCCCGACTAATATTCCGGAAGTGTTGCAAGCGCTTCCGGTTTTTTTATGCGGCATTCGCTGCTTCTTTAATCTGTTCCTGTTATTTCCATAACGCAATTCGTTTTACTTAATGAATGTCCCGGCTGCTGTTTACGTGGATTTAAATACAGCACAGGCTTTACTTACCTGATGTTACAGTTAGTTTTCTTCCTGACAGTGAGAATGTAGGTCCATTTGCTTCCAGCATATGCAGAATATCAGATAATGGTAAGCTCCGGCTTATACGTCCCCCAAAGCGCCCTTCATTTCCCGCCTGGTTGTAACTAATATCTATATCATACCACCTGGACAACTGACGTAGAATATCGGCCAGGCTGGCATTGTCAAATTCAAAGAATCCTGTTTTCCAGGCAATTACCTGATCTACATCGGCGGGTCTTACAACCATATTACCGGTAGCCGGATCTACGATTGCCTGCTGGCCAGGACGTAGTCGTTCTTCGTGGCTTCCGTGTTTTACATTTACAAGTCCCTCGATCAGTGTTGTATTAATACTCTTTTCGTCGGCATAGGCCATAACATCAAAGCGGGTGCCCAGTACCTGTACCTCCATATCGTTGACCTTTACAAAAAAGGGTTGGCGTGCATTAGGTGTGATCTCAAAGTAACCCTGTCCCTGGATCTCCACTTCACGACGGCTGCCGTTAAAAGCGGTCGGGTATCTCATGCTGGAGGCTGCATTCAGCCATACGTGGCTACCATCCGGCAGAATAATATTGAACTGACCTCCCCTGGGAACGGAGAGTGTATTGTAGACTACAGCGTCACTGTTACCCTGAACAGCATATTGCAATTGTCCATTCTGCTGACGCACGAGGGTTTGTCCCTGGTTGATCACTTGATTACCGGCACTATCCAGTGTTACCACATCGCCGTTTGCCAGTGTCAGAATAGCCTTATTAGTACCTGGCGCAATATCTGCGGTATCAGCCAGTACATTGTTAACTGCGGTAAAGGTCTTGCGGGGCGAGACGGTGTTCATATAATAGTATACGCCACTACCTGCCAGCAGAACGATAGCCGCAGCAGCCGCCCAGCGGAACCGGGTACGCTGTGGGAAGGAAACAATCTTTTCGCGGGAGATATCCTGTAAGAGCCTGGTTTCAATTCTGTCACTCAGTTCAGAAGGGATTTCATGGTGCTCACTCATCGTTGTTTCGAACTCCCTTTGCAGGGCAGCCAGTAAAGAACGGTGCGAACCTGACGATTGCAGCCAGGTGTACAGTTCTTCCATTTCGGCCTTATTACATTGACCGTCAATGTATTTTTGCAAAAGTTTTTCGTAGTAGTCCGTGGATAATGACATAATAGATGAGCACCTTTTGCGTCGGTACTGTATATATTATCCGGAAATAAAGAAGTAGGGTACCTCTGTTTAAAAAAAAAGTTAAAATATTTTTTTGAAGAGGTAAATGGCGAACAGGATATCGCCGTGGCGGTGCACATAATCGTATATAAAACGCATACCGAGTACCATGTGCTTTTTGACAGCATTCCTTGAAATACCCAGTAAAAGAGCTGCTTCATCATAGCTCTT
The DNA window shown above is from Chitinophaga agri and carries:
- a CDS encoding FecR family protein encodes the protein MEELYTWLQSSGSHRSLLAALQREFETTMSEHHEIPSELSDRIETRLLQDISREKIVSFPQRTRFRWAAAAAIVLLAGSGVYYYMNTVSPRKTFTAVNNVLADTADIAPGTNKAILTLANGDVVTLDSAGNQVINQGQTLVRQQNGQLQYAVQGNSDAVVYNTLSVPRGGQFNIILPDGSHVWLNAASSMRYPTAFNGSRREVEIQGQGYFEITPNARQPFFVKVNDMEVQVLGTRFDVMAYADEKSINTTLIEGLVNVKHGSHEERLRPGQQAIVDPATGNMVVRPADVDQVIAWKTGFFEFDNASLADILRQLSRWYDIDISYNQAGNEGRFGGRISRSLPLSDILHMLEANGPTFSLSGRKLTVTSGK